Proteins co-encoded in one bacterium genomic window:
- a CDS encoding phosphodiester glycosidase family protein, protein MTVAVNRESQMKDVKAQGIFRRLGRLLPVLLVIAWSMPVPAQEQIAPGASYYELSRAEGPWAIQVLDMQKGVPTLDLGVELGGEHILEIEPLTRLAGRIISSGHHIVAGINGDFYILQSGPFQGDPVGFCVVNGELVSSPISRSALVILEDGTLSIDRFRLSSRVKRTDGSSFRLSGVNQRCPGNGIVLLTPRFNTSTRPQENAVVLLAGPLSEPIRPEGTYTVAVLEQHPGDTELAIPPDRIVLMGRGKGAAFLGSVTAGDSLVCTIGIEPSAGTIRHAVGGGPRLLRNGEVSIEAETEGISQTFVDTRHPRTAVGFNGDHIFLVTVDGRQKGYSEGMNLHELASFLKELGATEAINLDGGGSTTMWVDGQVRNRPSDGIVRSIANALILYTVTP, encoded by the coding sequence ATGACTGTTGCAGTGAACAGAGAATCTCAGATGAAAGATGTCAAGGCACAGGGTATTTTCAGACGGCTCGGACGGCTTTTGCCGGTTCTGCTCGTCATTGCCTGGTCGATGCCCGTTCCGGCGCAGGAACAGATCGCTCCGGGTGCGTCATATTATGAGCTGTCACGCGCGGAAGGCCCGTGGGCGATCCAGGTTCTCGATATGCAGAAGGGGGTTCCGACTCTCGATCTCGGTGTCGAACTCGGCGGAGAGCATATACTCGAAATAGAGCCGCTCACCCGTCTTGCCGGGCGCATTATCTCGTCCGGCCACCATATTGTCGCGGGCATCAACGGCGACTTCTATATCCTCCAGTCCGGGCCGTTCCAGGGAGACCCTGTCGGCTTCTGCGTGGTGAACGGCGAGCTTGTGAGCAGCCCGATCAGCCGGTCGGCGCTTGTCATTCTCGAGGACGGGACGCTTTCGATTGACCGTTTCCGCTTATCCTCGCGCGTGAAACGGACGGACGGTTCCTCGTTCAGGCTGTCGGGAGTCAACCAGCGCTGTCCGGGCAACGGGATCGTCCTGCTCACCCCTCGATTCAACACGAGCACCCGGCCGCAGGAAAATGCCGTGGTGCTGCTTGCCGGGCCTCTCTCAGAGCCGATTCGCCCCGAGGGGACATACACGGTCGCCGTACTCGAACAGCATCCCGGCGATACCGAGCTTGCAATCCCGCCCGACCGTATCGTACTCATGGGACGGGGTAAAGGAGCGGCTTTTCTCGGGAGTGTCACAGCCGGTGATTCGCTCGTGTGCACGATCGGTATCGAACCTTCGGCAGGAACCATCAGGCATGCTGTCGGCGGCGGCCCGCGCCTGCTGAGAAACGGCGAAGTATCCATCGAAGCCGAAACAGAGGGAATCAGCCAGACCTTCGTCGATACCCGTCACCCGCGAACCGCTGTCGGATTCAACGGCGACCATATTTTTCTCGTCACCGTGGACGGCCGTCAGAAAGGCTATAGCGAAGGGATGAATCTTCATGAACTCGCGTCGTTCCTCAAAGAGCTCGGCGCAACCGAGGCGATCAACCTGGACGGCGGCGGCTCGACGACCATGTGGGTGGACGGTCAGGTGCGCAACCGGCCTTCGGACGGAATCGTCCGTTCCATCGCCAATGCCCTTATCCTCTATACGGTGACACCGTGA
- a CDS encoding MATE family efflux transporter, whose amino-acid sequence MASTGYINPPLNRWHRESGYREVLTVAIPLIISTGSWSLQHFVDRMFLTWYSPEAIAAAMPAGIVNFAIMSLFIGTAQYVNTFVAQYYGAGRFTRIGPSLWQGIYVAVIGGAVLLALIPFAGAFFRFVGHEEIVRQYETEYFSILCLGAAPAIASSAMSGFFSGRSETRPIMWVNVLATMVNIVLDYLLIFGKFGFPEMGIRGAAYATVASACVSFSIYMVLIARRRYAEAFHTMRGWRPELELFRRLIRFGLPNGIQFFLDVAGFTTFLLLIGRLGTDSLAATNIAFNINAIAFMPMIGLGMAINVLVGQNLGKDRPDLAERSVWSGFHLTFVYMTSIAALYVFAPGLFILPFASQADPVRFAAISGMTVVLLRFVALYSLFDSLTIMFASAIKGAGDTRFVMYMIVILSLFLMVIPSYIALEVFHASLYVGWTIVTLYVIILGVSFLVRFLGGRWKSMRVIEMIPPAFPLTLPEAPTSELEP is encoded by the coding sequence ATGGCATCGACCGGATACATAAATCCGCCGCTGAACCGCTGGCATCGCGAGAGCGGTTACCGCGAGGTGCTCACTGTGGCGATACCGCTCATTATCAGTACGGGGTCGTGGTCGCTCCAGCACTTCGTCGACCGCATGTTCCTCACCTGGTATTCGCCCGAGGCGATAGCGGCGGCAATGCCCGCAGGCATAGTCAATTTCGCCATCATGAGCCTGTTCATCGGCACCGCACAGTATGTGAACACGTTCGTGGCGCAGTATTACGGCGCCGGGAGGTTCACCCGCATCGGGCCGTCCCTCTGGCAGGGCATTTATGTTGCGGTAATCGGAGGAGCCGTTCTCCTTGCGCTCATTCCGTTCGCGGGTGCGTTTTTCAGGTTCGTCGGCCACGAGGAAATCGTCCGGCAGTACGAGACGGAGTACTTCAGCATCCTGTGTCTCGGCGCGGCGCCGGCAATCGCATCGTCCGCCATGTCGGGCTTTTTCTCCGGCAGGAGCGAAACAAGACCCATCATGTGGGTCAATGTGCTGGCAACCATGGTCAACATCGTCCTCGACTACCTCCTCATCTTCGGGAAATTCGGATTCCCGGAGATGGGAATCAGGGGCGCGGCATACGCCACCGTGGCTTCGGCGTGCGTCTCGTTCAGCATCTACATGGTTCTCATAGCACGGCGGCGGTATGCGGAAGCGTTTCATACGATGAGAGGATGGCGGCCCGAACTCGAGCTCTTCCGTCGTCTCATACGGTTCGGACTGCCGAACGGGATACAGTTTTTCCTCGATGTCGCCGGGTTTACCACCTTCCTCCTGCTTATCGGGCGGCTCGGGACCGACTCGCTGGCGGCGACGAACATCGCGTTCAACATAAACGCCATCGCATTCATGCCCATGATCGGCCTCGGCATGGCGATCAATGTGCTCGTCGGGCAGAACCTGGGGAAAGACAGGCCGGACCTCGCCGAACGGAGCGTCTGGTCGGGTTTTCATCTGACATTCGTCTACATGACCTCGATTGCCGCGCTCTATGTGTTCGCGCCCGGGCTGTTTATCCTGCCTTTCGCATCGCAGGCCGACCCCGTGCGTTTTGCCGCCATCAGCGGAATGACCGTTGTCCTGCTCCGGTTTGTGGCGCTTTATTCCCTGTTCGATTCCCTCACCATCATGTTCGCTTCCGCGATCAAGGGAGCCGGAGACACCCGTTTCGTCATGTACATGATCGTTATCCTTTCCCTGTTCCTGATGGTTATTCCGTCCTATATCGCTCTCGAGGTGTTTCATGCATCGCTCTATGTCGGCTGGACTATTGTAACGCTCTATGTGATTATTCTCGGAGTTTCATTTCTGGTGCGGTTCCTGGGAGGCAGGTGGAAATCCATGCGGGTCATCGAGATGATTCCCCCGGCGTTTCCCCTTACACTCCCCGAAGCGCCGACGAGCGAGCTCGAACCGTAA
- a CDS encoding DUF2961 domain-containing protein — MKMEALVIVVMLSAVCLAVSCGRGKDTGQQKPLPVFDLTGKPYDLATGLVSRSISFENPTGAPGEGGKPASHLGVGRKGSPMREVKPDSMFVLCDITGPGTIRHIWITTSRDPENLRSIVIRVYWDGQQHPSIECPVGDFMGFAHGKVMPYQSAVHSCGQNAGMNIWLPMPFTTRAYITFTNEGKKDIPLFYQIDYTTGDTHPADVGRLHCLFRRENPTKLTEDFTILPKRTGKGRFIGTVLGIRYEDRNWWGEGEIKIYMDGDTEFPTICGTGSEDYVCLSYGVQQTPFLYNGCSLLDHDKGFVSMYRWHLPDPIFWEKECRMTIQQIGWSDAVRKEKGSGLYERQDDWSGATFWYEPVPSAPLPDMPGVEARVKDIWKD, encoded by the coding sequence ATGAAAATGGAAGCGCTTGTAATCGTGGTCATGCTGTCGGCAGTATGTCTTGCGGTCTCGTGCGGACGGGGCAAGGATACCGGTCAGCAGAAACCTTTGCCGGTCTTCGATCTCACCGGGAAACCGTACGATCTTGCAACCGGTCTCGTGTCACGGTCTATTTCGTTCGAGAACCCGACCGGAGCGCCCGGAGAAGGCGGAAAACCGGCAAGTCATCTCGGCGTGGGCCGTAAGGGATCGCCCATGCGGGAAGTCAAGCCGGATTCCATGTTCGTTCTCTGCGACATCACGGGACCCGGCACAATCCGTCACATCTGGATAACAACCTCGCGTGACCCGGAAAACCTGCGGAGCATTGTCATCCGCGTGTACTGGGACGGCCAGCAGCATCCGAGCATCGAGTGCCCGGTCGGGGATTTCATGGGGTTCGCCCATGGCAAGGTGATGCCGTACCAGTCCGCCGTCCATTCCTGCGGGCAGAACGCCGGCATGAATATCTGGCTGCCGATGCCGTTCACCACACGGGCGTATATCACCTTCACCAACGAAGGGAAAAAGGACATCCCTCTTTTCTACCAGATCGATTACACCACCGGCGACACTCATCCCGCCGATGTCGGCCGTCTCCACTGCCTCTTCAGACGTGAGAATCCAACGAAGCTCACCGAGGATTTCACCATCCTGCCCAAGCGCACCGGAAAAGGCCGTTTCATCGGTACGGTGCTCGGCATCCGTTATGAGGACAGGAACTGGTGGGGCGAAGGCGAGATCAAGATTTACATGGACGGCGACACCGAATTCCCGACCATCTGCGGGACAGGGAGCGAGGATTATGTCTGCCTGTCGTACGGGGTGCAGCAGACGCCGTTTCTGTACAACGGGTGCAGTTTACTCGATCATGACAAGGGATTTGTCTCGATGTACCGCTGGCACCTGCCCGACCCGATCTTCTGGGAAAAGGAATGCCGCATGACCATCCAGCAGATCGGCTGGAGCGATGCAGTCCGCAAGGAAAAGGGGAGCGGCCTCTACGAACGTCAGGACGACTGGTCGGGGGCGACCTTCTGGTACGAGCCTGTTCCGAGCGCCCCGCTGCCCGATATGCCGGGGGTCGAGGCGCGGGTGAAGGATATCTGGAAGGATTGA
- a CDS encoding aldo/keto reductase, translated as MKRRDFVTTAALGAAGAAAAVTGCSGGGGKTGGSMSYAILGKTGMRVSRLSFGSHLSKENIADPEGRDRQIQLGIRMGINLFDIYNNLYFQYEPMAKSLAGHPETFVSLYLETEKVEEEVDRVLRLFNREAIDLYRAMAEPAKLEGLMKLREKGKVRAVGMAHHWEEEFVRAIRQYGDDLDYFMFPYNFVHNKATPNDKQNSYASFLKLAKDHNYGLIGMKPFCNEMLVSFAKEQGFIGGQKDRGVSVPAAAIRHALSTGAIHTSLPAMNSEREVTENLQGVFQPKLTDREKEVLEEIDLLAMEHKWAYLDRKPQYRWLADWVRPGVFTA; from the coding sequence ATGAAACGACGTGACTTTGTAACGACCGCGGCTCTCGGCGCCGCCGGTGCGGCAGCTGCAGTGACCGGCTGTTCGGGAGGCGGCGGAAAAACAGGCGGTTCGATGTCATACGCCATTCTCGGAAAAACCGGGATGCGGGTTTCACGGCTCAGTTTCGGCTCCCACCTCTCGAAAGAGAACATAGCCGACCCGGAAGGCCGTGACCGTCAGATTCAGCTCGGCATCAGGATGGGGATCAACCTGTTCGATATCTACAATAACCTCTATTTCCAGTACGAACCGATGGCAAAGAGCCTCGCGGGGCATCCGGAGACGTTCGTTTCACTCTACCTTGAAACCGAAAAGGTCGAGGAGGAAGTGGACAGGGTGCTGCGCCTGTTTAACCGTGAGGCCATCGATCTCTACCGGGCCATGGCCGAACCGGCGAAACTCGAAGGGCTCATGAAGCTCCGTGAAAAGGGCAAAGTGCGCGCTGTCGGCATGGCGCACCACTGGGAAGAGGAATTCGTCCGGGCGATCAGACAGTACGGCGACGATCTCGATTATTTCATGTTTCCCTACAATTTCGTCCACAACAAGGCGACCCCGAACGACAAGCAGAACTCATACGCCTCGTTCCTCAAACTGGCTAAAGACCACAATTACGGCCTCATCGGAATGAAGCCGTTCTGCAACGAAATGCTCGTCAGTTTTGCAAAAGAGCAGGGCTTCATCGGGGGTCAGAAGGACAGGGGAGTGAGCGTTCCCGCCGCCGCTATCCGTCACGCGCTCTCAACCGGGGCTATTCACACATCGCTCCCGGCGATGAACAGCGAAAGAGAGGTGACTGAGAATCTCCAGGGCGTTTTTCAGCCAAAACTGACCGACCGGGAAAAAGAGGTGCTCGAAGAGATCGATCTTCTCGCCATGGAACACAAGTGGGCGTACCTCGACCGTAAGCCGCAGTACCGCTGGCTCGCCGACTGGGTCCGGCCCGGAGTGTTTACGGCGTGA